Proteins encoded by one window of Candidatus Eisenbacteria bacterium:
- the ctaD gene encoding cytochrome c oxidase subunit I: MHRDADRPSVLAILHDWVVTVDHKRLGLMYIASGLVFFLVAGSEAAIMRIQLALPNNHFVSPQVFNRMMTLHGTTMVFFVGMPILLGFANYLVPLMVGARDMAFPRLNAFSFWMSLFGACLLYFSFLGAEGLYGGGTAPDVGWFAYAPLTARAFSRGNSTDYWTLSLLVSGIGSIGTAVNLLATTLCLRCPGMTLGKMPLFVWLNFVVACMILIVISPLTAAQIMLTLDRFLGAHFFDTQAGGSAVLWQHFFWIFGHPEVYVLILPGFAFASEIIPVFSRKVIFGYPFMVAASVSIGFISLGVWAHHMFTVGMTPAGNTFFAVSTMIVGVPTGIKVFNWLATIWGGKIRFATPMLFCIGFLFQFLCAGLTGIMLSVAPFDWQLSDSYFVVAHFHYVLIGGLLFTIFGAIYYWFPKATGRRLDETLGRWHFWLFVVGFNLTFAPLHFAGMIGMPRRIYTYQPGRGFELWNQLASAGVVFQAAAIVFFLWNVVRSLVRGAPAGADPWDAWTLEWSTSSPPPPYNFETLPVVRSRRPLWDLKHPDDPDWRYE; this comes from the coding sequence GATCCGAGGCGGCGATCATGCGCATCCAGCTCGCGCTGCCGAACAACCACTTCGTCTCGCCGCAGGTCTTCAATCGCATGATGACCCTGCACGGCACGACGATGGTGTTCTTCGTCGGCATGCCGATCCTGCTCGGCTTCGCGAACTACCTCGTGCCGCTCATGGTCGGGGCGCGCGACATGGCGTTCCCGCGCCTGAACGCCTTCTCCTTCTGGATGTCGCTCTTCGGCGCCTGCCTGCTCTACTTCAGCTTCCTCGGCGCCGAGGGCCTGTACGGCGGTGGCACGGCGCCCGACGTCGGCTGGTTCGCGTACGCGCCCCTCACGGCGCGCGCCTTCTCGCGCGGCAACAGCACCGACTACTGGACGCTCAGCCTCCTCGTCTCGGGCATCGGCTCGATCGGCACGGCCGTGAACCTGCTCGCGACCACGCTCTGCCTGCGCTGCCCCGGCATGACGCTCGGGAAGATGCCGCTCTTCGTCTGGCTGAATTTCGTAGTCGCCTGCATGATCCTCATCGTGATCTCGCCGCTCACCGCGGCGCAGATCATGCTGACCCTCGACCGCTTCCTCGGCGCGCACTTCTTCGACACGCAGGCGGGCGGCTCGGCCGTCCTCTGGCAGCACTTCTTCTGGATCTTCGGCCACCCGGAGGTCTACGTGCTGATCCTGCCGGGCTTCGCGTTCGCCTCCGAGATCATCCCGGTCTTCTCCCGCAAGGTGATCTTCGGCTACCCGTTCATGGTCGCGGCGTCGGTGTCGATCGGCTTCATCAGCCTGGGCGTATGGGCGCACCACATGTTCACGGTCGGCATGACCCCGGCGGGCAACACGTTCTTCGCCGTCTCGACCATGATCGTCGGGGTGCCGACGGGCATCAAGGTGTTCAACTGGCTCGCCACCATCTGGGGCGGCAAGATCCGCTTCGCGACGCCGATGCTGTTCTGCATCGGGTTCCTCTTCCAGTTCCTGTGCGCGGGCCTGACCGGGATCATGCTCTCGGTCGCGCCGTTCGACTGGCAGCTCTCCGACTCGTACTTCGTCGTCGCGCACTTCCACTACGTCCTCATCGGCGGCCTCCTCTTCACGATCTTCGGCGCGATCTACTACTGGTTCCCGAAGGCGACGGGACGGCGGCTCGACGAGACGCTCGGGCGCTGGCACTTCTGGCTCTTCGTCGTCGGCTTCAACCTGACCTTCGCGCCGCTGCACTTCGCGGGCATGATCGGGATGCCGCGGCGGATCTACACCTACCAGCCCGGACGCGGGTTCGAGCTCTGGAACCAGCTCGCGAGCGCGGGCGTCGTGTTCCAGGCGGCGGCGATCGTCTTCTTCCTGTGGAACGTCGTCCGCTCGCTCGTGCGCGGCGCGCCCGCCGGTGCCGATCCGTGGGACGCCTGGACGCTCGAGTGGTCGACGAGCTCGCCGCCGCCGCCCTACAACTTCGAGACGCTCCCCGTCGTGCGCAGCCGGCGGCCGCTCTGGGATCTCAAGCACCCCGACGATCCCGACTGGAGGTACGAGTGA
- a CDS encoding heme-copper oxidase subunit III, with the protein MSAPSAIAGTPAWTLPARGRVGIGGLILAESAVFAIFVAAYVFYVGKSLSGPTPKEVLDLPVVVSILLWSSSLTIHVAVRALRGGAVQSFTLWWLVTILLGAAFLAGTGAEWHRLIYQDGLTIRTNLFGTTFYSLVGLHAAHVIVGLVLLTIVLILALGGHVTRAHAERADTLSLYWHFVDAVWLVVFLVVYVGAR; encoded by the coding sequence GTGAGCGCGCCGAGCGCGATCGCCGGGACGCCGGCGTGGACGCTGCCCGCTCGCGGCCGGGTGGGCATCGGCGGGCTCATCCTCGCCGAGTCGGCCGTGTTCGCGATCTTCGTCGCCGCGTACGTCTTCTACGTGGGCAAGAGCCTCTCGGGTCCGACGCCCAAGGAGGTGCTCGACCTGCCGGTCGTGGTCTCGATCCTCCTGTGGTCGAGCAGCCTGACGATCCACGTCGCCGTGCGCGCGCTCCGCGGCGGCGCCGTCCAGTCGTTCACGCTCTGGTGGCTGGTGACGATCCTCCTGGGCGCGGCCTTCCTCGCGGGAACCGGCGCGGAGTGGCATCGCCTCATCTACCAGGACGGCCTCACGATCCGCACGAACCTCTTCGGCACCACCTTCTACTCGCTGGTCGGCCTGCACGCCGCGCACGTGATCGTCGGGCTCGTGCTCCTGACGATCGTGCTGATCCTCGCCCTCGGCGGGCACGTGACGCGCGCTCACGCCGAGCGTGCCGATACGCTGTCGCTCTACTGGCACTTCGTCGACGCCGTGTGGCTGGTCGTGTTCCTCGTCGTCTACGTGGGAGCGCGCTGA